One Bacteroidia bacterium genomic window, AATGCCAATGGGTAGAAACATCTGAATTAACTCCTACCACTCGCAACCACAACGGATTCGGCTCAACAGGTCTATGATAGTTGATTTAAACAAAGTCTTAATTTCACCAAGAATAAAAGAAGCTTGGATTGGGTTTGTTGAGCAACTTGTAAAAGAGTTAACTCAAAAATACCCCGACCTTAAATCCAATGAAATACCAATAGAACAATTTAGAATCCTATCAAATGGATATGGTGAAATATTTATCCAAGTACGAAACACAACCATATCCATGAAAGTCCCACCTAATGAATACCAATCAACCTTAACTATTTGTAACTTAACGGTAGCAGCCTGTAAGCAAAATGATTGCGCAAATGCGTCCACACAGCACCCCTAAAAGTATCAATCAAATGGTCTTCACTCTTAGGGTCTACCTTATCCGTGTTTTCTAACCACCTGTAATTTTCCAATTCGTTTTCAAAATCCTTCCCTAAAACAAACAATTTTAACCGCTTGCAAAAATCTATACTTGTTAACACATCTTTGTCCCAAGCCTTTGCCAATATACCCACCTCCCTTAATTGGGCAATCCTATCAGGCTCTGCTCCATCGCAATACACATACTTGCCTGTTACCAATGGCTTGATAACCCTAATAATATCATCTGTTACTAAACCGGTTTGATACAAAATTTGCCTTGCAAAAACAGAAGGCAAGCCAGTATTTTCCTTTAAAATTTTATACTCGGCAACAGCCGTCGGGGCGTTGTAACCCCAATCTATACCAAAAATAGTATCCACGTCTTTTGGCAACGCATCCCAAACAGACTGTGTTATCACTTCATAGTGTGGAAACACCAACCCGGAACTGGGTTCCCCCCATTCCCCCAATGTATATATGCGATAATCGTGTGGACTGGTCTGTGCTAAGTTTTCCAATATCTCCTTGTCATCTTGACTTAAAAAAACATTGTCCTTGTACGTAAACTTAAACAACTCTATACCCGGCTCATTTTTGTCAATAAGTTCCTTTTTTAACCAATTTAACTTACTAACAGGGTTAAATGTCATCCAAAATTGCTTAGGATACGCGGATATCCCTCTTATACGCCGCTGTATCTCCCTAAAATCGTTTATTTTAAATTGGTTGGCTTCTTCCAGCCACGCCCAATTCAACGAACCTTTTTCGACTGTTATAGACTTTAAACTCTCAGGGTCTGAAACCCCTAAACAATACACCTCTGCACCGTTAGGAATAAATTGGAAGTGCATTCGGGTTTTGTTGATGCGAAAATATTTTGCCAATCCAAATTGATTAATCACCCATTTCATCAACGGGAAAATAGACTTGCGCACATCTGTTTCATACTTACGGAGTGCAATACCACTTTGCCCTTCTGTTACAACACGGCTAAGTATTAGGATTTGTGCAACTGCAACAGACTTGCCTGCACCAGCGCCTCCCATCACCATTGGGATTCGCGCACGGACACGCGAAAGCGCAGGCACAAAATGGTTAAAATTATCAGCATGTATATTAATTTCTACTCGCATACACAAAAAAAACTAACTTGAAGTAAAACTTCAAGTCAGTAAAAGACAATGAAATGAAATTAAAACACGAAGTTATGACAGAACAAGGTTATTCTAATTCTAAAATATTTTCTTGTTGTTGGCTCAAAGGGCTTTTGATGATGACTTCAATTTTGCGTCCTTCATCATCATTGGGTTCTTTTACATTGTATCCCCTTGATTTGCCTTTGTTGTTCAGGTAGAAAAAGACGGCTGTGAGGTCTTCATTTTTCACAGCTTTCAAAAGTACGCTTTCAGCTAAGTCTAAGTTGCGCTCTGTTATCGTGCGCACTCTTTCAGCGTATTCGGGGTATTTTTGCATCCAAATGTAGTGTGTGGTTCTACTTATACCACACGAATCAGATGCGTGCACAACCAGCCCCATAGATTTTTCCAACGCTTCTAAGAAGCGTTCTTGGTCTTTTTTCACACGTTTAATTGTGCTTTGGTTGCGTCTTTTTTTCATGTTTTTTTTATGTTAATCTTGTAAATACCAATTAATTAACTCAACAAAATCTTCAAAAGTTTGGATTACCTTGTAAAGGTAGCCATTTTTTTCCAATGCTATTTGGACGCGCTTTTGTTGGGTGGTTTGTTTCCCTTTTAGGGTTTTAAATTCTATTCGCAGTCCGTTGTACCCGTGTCGGGGCAAGTCGATGTTGATATCTGCTGCGCCTGCCACGATTCCTAATGCTTTATCTCTTGCAGCTTGGTATTTACTCTTTTTGCCCTCGTTGTGGACTTTGTAGAGCAGGTAGTATTCGTCCTGATTGGGGCGGTAGCGTGTGCGCCAATACCTTACACAGCGCATTTGTAAGGTTGCCTCTTTGTGTAAGGGAGATTGAGAGTGTAAGAAGGGTTTCATTGCGGGCAAGATTACGACAACAAATATAGCATATTTCAATTCCACAATGGTACGATTAAAACAATCGTTCGGAGTACGATTATAGCAACACGCCCAAGATTTCAATTCCACAATGGTACGATTAAAACCGTTCTGGCAAACACATGTAGCGTTGCAAGAAAATCAATTTCAATTCCACAATGGTACGATTAAAACAGTACTATCAACACGTCTAACTTTATACTGCAACAATTTCAATTCCACAATGGTACGATTAAAACTCTGTTCTAAATTGGAACGGTCATACAACCAAGTAGCATTTCAATTCCACAATGGTACGATTAAAACCAGGATATTGCGGCTAAGTTATTGTTGCCGCTTTTTAAATTTCAATTCCACAATGGTACGATTAAAACCGTAACTCAAAATGCGTTCGCCTTTTGCAGCGATAATATTTCAATTCCACAATGGTACGATTAAAACTTTCGCGTGTCCGTGCGCGAATCCCAATGGTGATGGGATTTCAATTCCACAATGGTACGATTAAAACTTTTTCAGACAAATGCGCTTCGTATTTGGACAGTAATTTCAATTCCACAATGGTACGATTAAAACATTTGCGAGCAATTAAGGCTT contains:
- a CDS encoding PBSX family phage terminase large subunit; amino-acid sequence: MRVEINIHADNFNHFVPALSRVRARIPMVMGGAGAGKSVAVAQILILSRVVTEGQSGIALRKYETDVRKSIFPLMKWVINQFGLAKYFRINKTRMHFQFIPNGAEVYCLGVSDPESLKSITVEKGSLNWAWLEEANQFKINDFREIQRRIRGISAYPKQFWMTFNPVSKLNWLKKELIDKNEPGIELFKFTYKDNVFLSQDDKEILENLAQTSPHDYRIYTLGEWGEPSSGLVFPHYEVITQSVWDALPKDVDTIFGIDWGYNAPTAVAEYKILKENTGLPSVFARQILYQTGLVTDDIIRVIKPLVTGKYVYCDGAEPDRIAQLREVGILAKAWDKDVLTSIDFCKRLKLFVLGKDFENELENYRWLENTDKVDPKSEDHLIDTFRGAVWTHLRNHFAYRLLPLSYK
- a CDS encoding VRR-NUC domain-containing protein, giving the protein MKPFLHSQSPLHKEATLQMRCVRYWRTRYRPNQDEYYLLYKVHNEGKKSKYQAARDKALGIVAGAADINIDLPRHGYNGLRIEFKTLKGKQTTQQKRVQIALEKNGYLYKVIQTFEDFVELINWYLQD